The Acinonyx jubatus isolate Ajub_Pintada_27869175 chromosome A2, VMU_Ajub_asm_v1.0, whole genome shotgun sequence genomic sequence GTGTGTGGGTACGATCgcaggataaattcttagaagacaGATCCACACCCCTGGGCACGCTGTTGACTGTGCCTGTTCCTCGGGTGGCTTCAGCTCTCTGCCAATGTATGTTTTACTGTGGCTGTGCTCACGGCACCAGGACAATCCGGGATCTGGATGGTCGCACTTAAATGCTGGTGGCATGCCCTGGGTTGCTCTATGGGCCGCCGTGATATGCTTACCTCATCCCTCTGCACTCAAACATTTAGGTGTTGTCCATTTCCCTGTGAGGACTTCTGCCGTGCATGCTTCCTGAAgggtctgttttcttctttgaggaCATCATGGACGGAGAAACACTTGGCACACAGCAGGACCGACAGACagctcctttgtttttttctattttacttttatttttaagttacatccaagttagcatagagtgccataatgatttcaggagtagaatccagtgattcatcccctgtgtgtccccaacaagtgtcttctttgatgccccttacccatttagcccatccccacccacaagacctccagtaaccctcagtttgttcttcgtatttaagagtctcttaggttttgtccccttccctgtttttatattatttttgcttcctttcccttatgttcatctgttttgtctctcaaagtcctcatatgagtgaaatcatatgatatttgtctttctctgactaatttcgcttaacataataccctccagttccatccacgtagttgcagatggcaagatttcattctttttgattgccgagtaatactccattgtatctatataccacatcttctttatccattcatccattgatggacacttgggctctttccatactttgactattgttgatagtgctgctataaacattggggtgcatgtgctccttcaaaacagcacatctgtatcccttggataaatacctagtagtgccattgctgggtcatagggtagttctatttttaattttttgagaaacctctatgctgttttccatagtggctgcactagtttgcatccAGATAGCTCCTtcttccctaaatattttttttcatgtttatttatttttgagagagagagacagagtgtgagtgggggggagaggcagaaagagagggaggcacagaatctgaaacaggctccaggctctgagctgtcagcacagagcccgacgtgggactcgaacctatgaaccatgagatcatgacctgagccgaagtcggacgcccaaccgacttgagccacccaggcgcccctcgggaTACTCGTTTTAAAAGGTTAGGAGGGAGATGTGGTTACCTTCGGcagagggaggcagcagggggCCGCTGGAGAAGAAGCTCCCAGGCAGGTATAAGCATCAGTCACATGTCACTTCATCCTTCTGCTGCATCACAGGTGTGCAGCACCATATTGTGTATATTTCAAGTAGGACACAGCTGTGCACATTGCAGGAAAACTCCTGAGACACACACAGTCCAAGTGGAGGTCAGCCTGGCTCTGACCCCAACAGGAGGGGACCCTGGGGGGGTCCCTGCTTCCTTCTACCACCAGATGCTGCATGGTACACCAGGCCTGCTTCCCACCtgggcctggagggagggaggcccagagagagtcCTTTGCTGGGGTGTCCACCCTGTGGCAGTCCTCTGcaccccagacaccccaggagCATGCAGCAGAACTGACTTCTGCCTCCTGCAGGCTGAGAACCAGCACCCacctgtccccagggcctggggagggccCCTTTGCAATTCTCACTCCACTGGGGACCTCATTCCCCCTTCTTTCTGGAATAGGGCCCTTGTCCACCTTACTCAGTGCAGCCCCCATAGCCATTTTCAGGGTCCCCACACCCTCTCTCCTAGGGAGAGAGCTATCGTTAGTGTCCCCAATTTTATTCACCCAAGGACTCCAAGGTGACATCCTAGTCCCTCTCTTTGTAGAACAGAGCAGAGGAAACCCTCACATTCTCAGCAGGCACCCTCCTACGTAGTGCCGCCATTACAAACTCCAAAGCAGTTGGTATTACGTATACTTCCTTTGAAGACTTTGTAATGCACCGACGGCGTGCTGTTAGGTTCATGTATGAAAATTGCAGAAATTATTAGCCCTGTCGCCAAGTTCCCCAGTTCTACCCAGAGATCCTGATTGTTacctactacacacacacacacacacacacacacagacacacacacacacatgcaggagCATATCAGCCACACTTCTGctgtgcctttaaaaaattcttaatatgcTTTGTGGATTGCTCGAGAGCATTATATCAAGAGCTGTTTCTTCATTTCCGTGGCCGCCTACTGTTTCGGGGTACAGCCCTGATGTCACCGAACAGCCCCCTATTAGTGGATATTAGGTGGCCTCCGATGCTTCGCTGTTTCTTAGGGCGCTGTCATGAATGTTTTGTCCACATACGTTTCCTCACATGTGTGAGTACATCTTTGGAATCAGTTCTTGGAAATGACGTCGGTCCTCTCACTAACTCTCACGCCAACCCCTCGAGATTAAACATAGATGAGAACACGGAGGCTCAGGAAGCAAAGTGCTCCATGCAAGTGGACACAGGATGTGAACCTGCGATGTTTATTCACACGGTGTGGGTTCTGAGGAGATGAATAGCCCCTTCGAGGCGGTGCCCCCCACTCAAGTTCACCTCTGTCCGGAAGGGAGGGCTCTGGGGCCACTGCAAGGTGGCCGAGAGGGAGGCCGCACAGAGCTGGTCTCTAGGAGAGGCCTCTGGAGGGGTGGGCAGCATGGGCACCAGTGAGGGCAGCAGGGACTCCTGACCCAGGGAAACGGTGGCTCAGTAGCTTGAATTCCCAAAGGTAGCTCTGTGGAGGCGGCAGCGGTGGGGGGCTGAGGCTGGACGGTGATGTAAAATCTGGTGCCCCAAGCCTAGGGAAGCCACGCGGAACCCCGCTGGTCCAGAGACGTCGGCCAGGGCCACAGCCAAgtctctgctcccagcccagaCCTGCCCTGGGACCCCACACCAGCCTCTGCTGCCCTCCtagccagccccccaccccagatgtCCAAGTCAGAACTCCTACGTGGCCAGGACTTGGTCCCCCAGGCCTGCCCAGACACTGAGTGAGTGTCATCTTTGTGCCTGCCAGAAGGTGCACCAGCGTTGTGTGAGGCCACCGATCCTCCCCTAGGCAGCATTCTCTAACAGCTACATCAGGTCTGGACATGCTACCTTCCTGCTCCCCAGacttcagtggctccccactcCCCCTCAGACAAATGTTGGCATTTAACGTTCTCCCCTACCTGTCTCCTAACCATCCCGAAAAATGGCACTTCAAATTCCTTAAGTGGGACATTAATCTGTCCCACCTCAGGACGTTTGCACTTGACTTCTGCTGCCTGGAGCATCTCTTCGTATAAGGTTCCTGCTTCTCACCCGGGCCCCCATGCCCTCTCTTACCCTCTCCCCCCATCCACTCTCTGCCCTACTTTGGCACCTGCTGGCCATGGCCGTTTGGCCCCCAACAATCCCACTCTGGTCAATTCCCCAACAGAGGGCTGACGGGGGTTCAGAGGGTGGAGGACGAGGTGGGGGATCTCTGCCACCTGCTCCCCATTACTTCAAGCCTTTGGCAGAGGCCCCACAGCCACAGCCCCCTGCCTGCCCTGGAGCTCAcggcccctgcccacccctccaccccaggggAGGGACTGGCTCCCCACTGGTGCTGGGCCCTGGTGGGTTGAGAAGCCCACGGCCTCCAGAGCTCCCTGACACATCCGCTGACCACTTCAGTTTGTCCTCCAGATCTCTGCTCTGTGTCATCCGCTGGGAGACCTCTTCTCATAGCAGACCCTTGGGGCAGGCCGCAGCACCAAGAGTCTGGGCCCTTGTGCACAGCCTGACTGGTCCCcacaggacgcctgggtggaAGCTGATCCCATTCTGCAGCAGTAGAAGCTGAGACTCAGGACCCCCTGTGCTCTCAGACTCCAGCCTCTGCAGTTCAGCGCCCACTGGATCGGTCCAGACAGCTGGAGCAAGAGCCCACAGCAAGATAAGGGAGGGAACGTGACACCCAGGACAAAAGTCAGGGCCAGTAGGGGCAGGGAATAGGCACGcaactgtgtgcatgtgtgtgtgtgtgcatgcgcgcaaGCCCGAGTGTTTTAATTGCCTCTCCGGATATCTGGTTAGGGGACTGTGCAGGTGTCTCTGTGACCTGCCAGAGGTGATATACAGTGTGTGGAGCCAGGGGCTTGGCCAGTCAGAACAGACACAGGGCTTGGAGTTGGAGGGAGGCGCAGAGGCAATCAGGGCAGAGCTAAGGTCTTTGGGAGGTGGGGTGATGCCCCCCACCAACTGGTCAGGGAAGCCCTTCGTTGTGTAACAGCTGGTGGGTGCCAGCCAGCCCAGTGACAGGGTGAGTACGTGAAATGTTGTGTGGTGGGGTCTTCCCAAGGGTTTCCGGGTGCTTCACCGTGTGTGCCCGTGGGTGGGAGGTGCATTCACGTCTATGCGGTCAGTTTAGAGGTGGCCAGTCCAAGAGTCCCTTGCAAGTGCCTCCACCCTCAGAGCAGGCTGCACGGAGACCCAAAACTTGCCGGCCCTTCCTCTGCTTTGCCTGTGCCGTGTGGAAAGATGGCGGcaaagcccccaccccctcaggccTGCTTCACCACCTGCAGACGGGGCCCGCCCGCCCGAGGGTCCCCTGTAGCCTCTCCCACAAACTGCCTTGCTGTGGGAGGAACCACAGGACATTAGCGCCTCCTTTCTGGACCTCGGTTTCCTCAGGTTAGACGTGGAGCGTGCTGGGTCATGAACGTCTGTGTACAGACCTGGGGTGGGAGGCTTGTGTGTGGTCAATGGGCAGCGGTGGCTGTCCACATCCTGGGCCTGACACTTACCCTCTGACTGGAATGGATCTTGTTGGCACCAGCATCTTCTGCAGGGCAGCTGATCCCGCAGTGAGTCATTTCTCTTCGTGGCCTCCCAGGGCTTCGGGAACTCTGCGTTGGGGGCCGTCAGCCAAGAGAACctgcagtggggcacctggcatCTTTAGGTGACCGGCAGCCATCAGCCACATGAATAGCTTTTGGTCATCTGGACCTTTCTGCTTGCCAGGTGGCGTTCTAAGCGCTTTATCAACATTAACCCACATGTCAATTCACAACCGTGCTATGAGGCAAGTCTGGTTGCCAAcactttgtagatgaggaaatgaggcagggagaggtcaagtgacttgcccaaggtcacacagctaggaagccCTCCAGAGTTgctgcattttttcccccaggaccCTACACAAAACATTTAGTAACTGCTGCTGGCTGAGGCCCCAGAGCTGCCCAGTCTGGGGGTCTCTGCTGCTTTCTGAGTGCCCTGGCTTTACAAACCAGTCCCCACCCCAATCTGATCCCATCACATGTTTGGTAGGGGGAGGTGTTCACGAACATGCTCCTCAGGTGGTTCCTGTGAGGCCACTGGCCCAGAGGCAAGCAGCTGGCTATGGCTCTGGGATGGCCCCGGGAGTCCTGGGCACCCACCTAGAGGCCGTCAGCTCAGAttgggatgggggtggagaaggTGAAACCCAGACTGTCACAGAGCTGCACAGGGAGCTCCCTGGGGATGAAAaaccccaccccaggcccaggccaTGGAATGTGCTAGGGGGTGAACTGAGGGGAGGCGGGACTTTGCCCTAGTGGTGGGGAGGTCTTGTACCTGTACGGAAACTTTCTGGCAAAATTTTCCTGGATCTTGGTGCTCCTCTTCTTATGTTGGGGTACTTCTTGGGGTCCTTCAACCTCATCATGGAAGGGGGTTAAACCCTGGCACACCCTTCAGCCATGGCTGGAAGGCAAGAGGAGGCATCTCAGAGCCAGAGAGGCGGTAGGAGGAGCCGTTCTGGACCCAGACCAGGCACACGGTATCCCCTGAGGACCGCAGAGGGGACAGAAGTTGGGGGCCCTGCCAGCCTCGTGGGGTTGAATGAAGGCCGGGTCATGCTGGCCTGTCACTGATGCCTGGCCTCACCACACTGCACCTGTTATGAACActctcacgtgtgtgtgtgtgtgcacacagctTTGTGTACCTGCACCTGGGATGGTTCTCAACCAAACAGCCCATCCGAGCCCCAGCAACCACGAATCTGTTCTCATGTCTATACCTATGGGATTTCACAAGTGTACCAATGGAATTACCCAGTAGGCATCTTTGGGAGCCTGGCTTCTTTCTTGCAGCGTCACCCACTTGGGAATTCTCCCAGTGGGTGGGAGAATCAGTGGGTGGTTCTTTTTTTCAGTGCTGAGCAGtgctggttttatttattttattcatttattttttaaaatttgtttcggtttatttattttttgtgggagggagagatagagagtgaacaggggacaggcagagagagagaaagagagagaatcccaagcaggttccatgttgtcagcgcagagcccaacacgggctgaaacgcacaaaccgtgagatcatgacctgagccaaaatcaagagtcagatgctcaaccgactgagccgcccaggcgccccaggggtaTCAGTTGTAACAGGAGCTTCCAAACAGCCTTCCAGAACGGCTGCACTGTTTCTGGTACTCACCAGCCGTGTACGAGGGACTGTCCTTTTAAGGCACCCGGTGCACATGCAGGTAGGTCAGGGCTGAGAACAGCAGGGGTTAAGGCCTGACCACTACTGTTTCCTTTGCCATTGAATTGCCTGACCCTTGCCCACCACTGTCTGTGCTAATGTATCTTCACCATGGCCAGAACAGCCATCGGGTCGTGAACATGTGAGCTTAGAGCTTGTGATAGAGCCAGCCCCCTGCCATCCTTGGCTCCAGATTTGGTCCCTCGAGCGGACGGGTGAAGCCGCGGTGGGGCGCTGGCTCCTGGTGTGGAAAGACGCCCAGAAGCAGGGCTGGCTGACGAGCTAGTGTCAGGTCGGGACTTGGAGCAGGGCACCCTCAGCAGCCCCCCGCACCCGCCCTGCTCCCACCTCTGCAGGGAGGTCGTGTCTGCCACTCTGTCTGAGAGCGGTTCTCTGGCTGCACACGAGTGCCAGGCGCACACACAAGTCACGTGAGCCCCAGGAGGCTTCTGCCTTCAGAAGCAGccttgatggggggggggggggggcctgggcggAGGGGGACAGCGACATAGGGGGAGTTGCAGATAAATGTCCCGGCTGCCTCGCTCCTCGGTGGGGACAGCTCCACCGGCCAAAGGACCCAGTGGGACTGGGCTGGGTTGCCCACCGTGGTGACCACACACTATGTCTCCTTCTGGCCCCTCCTCACTTCCAGGCCCCTGCTTGTGCCTCCTGTGAGCCGCTCCCAAAGTACCTGCACTCGCGGGCCTGTCCCAGGGTCTGCACTGGAGAACTCAAACCAACAGGCCTCTTTCCCACAAACTCTGGAAATGTCTGCACTCACAAACCTATGTTGGGAAGGTGAAAAGTAACTAGCCATCCACCTAGCTTCGTGTCtccacgcacacacatgcacaggcacacacgcGTGAACGCAGGGCCCGTGTGGCCACCGTGTGGCTTCCCTCCCTCACACCACTCTGCTCCCTCGTCCTCTCCGTGCCCCAGGCTGACCTGTGGgctctcttccctttctattcACTGCAGCTACACCCCACCcgcggtaaaaaaaaaaaacctagtgaAATCTGGAGGGATGCCAAGGGAGAACACGGTGCTTTTCCCAAGTCTGGGGTTCTGGGGTCCCCAGGAGGCCAGTGGACCTCGGGCAAGGCTGTTCCAGTGGGGACTCGGTGAAATGGGCCGTGCTGCCCATACTGCTCCCCTCGCCTCTGGGGCTATGAGGGCTTCTGGAAACCCTCACTGTGGGCAGAGGGTGTCCTTGCCTTGGGCAGGGAGTGAGAGTTGGCTGTGGTGCTGTCTGCTCGTGTTATGGCACACTGACCCTGGGGTCCTCGACAGGAGCTGAATGGCCTCACTGGACACAGACGCTCCTAGTCCAAGGCCAAGCCCACCTATCTGTGAGCCCAGCACACCCCACTCACCTCCCCGGCTGGCCCGGTCTCTGATTCTGGAAGATCAGCATTCCCAGAGGGCCTTTGCCTGGCCCAGAAATGTCAGCAGCAGCCCTGCTTGTGACCTGTCCCCTCAATCCTACCCAAAGGTCTTCCTGACCCTGAGCAGGGGGCCTTTTCCACTGACTTGCCCACCTGGCAAAGAGCTTTGCTTGAGGTGGGGTCCCTTTCATGGTCCTGGCCCTACAGCCCTTTACTGTCAGCCATACTTGGGCAGGTGGCTAACTCCTGGCTATGGCTTTTGGCCCTCCTCCTCCTGAGAAGCCAGATGAGGGACCCTGCCCAGGATGGTGCCTGTGTCATGGTGGGaagcccaggctctgggctcagcgAAGTGTCTGCTAAGCTCTATGCTTGACCTGATGGAGAACAGAATACGATCACCCCTGTTTTTCAGGTAAAGACACCAAAGCCCTGAAAGGTTAAGTGTTTGCCTATGTTGCCCCCCAccaggtgagcaggggaagaggtgGGGTCCAGAAGCCCATCGGGACTTCACAGCCTCAGACAGTCCTGAATGGGGCTAGAAGAGGTGACCGCACCAACGACGGACCCGAGGAAGAAGCCCTACCACAGGAACCTAGGAGTCTGGAGGAGGCGGGGGAAGGGGCACCCCTCACATCCGCCCTGTACCTACCTGCAGACCCCCTAAGCCATGCGTGTGACCCTGCAAACTGACGGGGTTGAAATCAACCTCCCTCGGGGGCAGGGTGGCCCctgcagagcccagggtgggaCTCTGACATCATGGCCTTCTGTCACAGGCACCGTCTCACTGCGGCTGTCCAAGCTGACCTGGAACTGTCCTTCCCAGCTGCCCAGACTGCCTCCCCAAGTCCTGGCAGTGATGATGATCGGGGCTTAGATCAGGGCTCCCTGGCATTGCCCCTACCCAGGTGTGAGAGAGATGCTGTGCCCCTTCAACCCCCAAGACTGGTCCCAGAGCATGGAGGCAGGGCCCTGGCAACAGCACTCTCTTGGTTCAGCAATGTAAAGAAACACAGGCCTTGGTGCACGGAGCCTCCAGCTGGAAACGAGTGGGCGATTGAACTGTTCAAGCTACAGGCTACTCACGGGCTGGCTTACGTGATGCCAGAAGGGCGGAAGCTGGCCATGGTCGTGGCTTCCATGCTACCCCAGGAACACTGGCCCTAGTGCCCCAATAGGCCAGGCCCATAGGCTCATTGTGACATCAGAAGCCCTTGAAGTCACAATCAGTGACACCCCCAGCTGCTAAACTATGTGGTTCACAATCTGGCCTGAAGCCCCTCGGGCCCAGAGAATGGCTGTAGAGACAGCAGTGACGGCCTGCTGGCCTTCCTGCTCCCAGCACCCTGGGTGGAGCATGCATGTGAACATATCCTACAGCAGGGATCTCTTCCATGCAGGTTCTGGGAACAGAAGAGATACCCAGAAATAGCTGAAACCTCACTTCCATTGCAAATCTCTTTCCTGGCCAACTCTGACCTGAGCTCTACCCACAGCCCAGGAATCACGGGATGAGGGTTTGAGCCCAGGGCAGTGTGAGAGTTTAGGGCATGGGCCCTGAAGGTCAACTCTGTCTCCCAGTCTGGGCCACTGGCTTCTATGTGGCCTCAGGCAAGCATGtcagtctctctgtgcctcagtgtcccagATTACATTtgtgtttggaaaaaaatctctctggcAGAAGTGTGGAGAACAAAGTGAATGGGACCAGGAGTGAGTGTGGGTAGACCAGGTAACCAGCAAAGGCAGTAATGCAGATGAGAGGAGGTGGTGCCTTGGGATGAGGTGGTGAtggagatggagggaagggggtAGGTTTGAGAGATGTCCAGGAGACAGAGTTAACACAGAGCGGTGGTAGAGCCTGTGGGAGGGTCAATGAGGATTCTGGGTTTCTTTTACTATCACTAGACAGGACTGGACTAAGCCTTGGAGGGAGACTGTGGGTTTGGCCTCGGTCTGGTTGAGTTTGAGATGCCTTTGAGGTATCCCTCCACTCAGGCACATCGTAGATCTGGGTCTGAGGTCCAGAGGGGTGAGGTCTGGACCTAAAGTGAGTTTGGGTGTTGATGTATCAGTGCTAATTGAAGATCATCATCCAAATGGGAGACGGTGTGGAAGGAGAAGACAGCAGTGAACTGAGTTAAGATACTCCAATATTTAACAATCAAGTGAGTATTTAGTGCCTGCGACCCAGCCAGAGGCACAAAGAAGACAAAGTAGTGTCATGGAAGCCGGGGGATGGTCACAGCTCAAGAGGCATAGACTGGTCAGCGGTGTTGGTGCTGCGGATGGACGCAACAAGGTGAGAAGGAACAAGTAACTGCGGGTTTTAGGGCTGTTTAGTTTTATGCAAAGCTGTTTTTGTGGAGGCACGGATGCCAGATTATGAGGAGTTGAAGAATGAGGTGAAGGAGTTGAACCGGGGTGGTATGGCCATTTTGCCTGTGCTACATGTGCCCCAGCCACTCTCcattctttattctattaatgtgatgtattacattgattgagtTTCTTATTATGAAGTACACTTGCATTCtggggataaatcccacttggtcatgatacataatccttttaatatgctgctgaatttaCTTTGATAGtatgttgttgaggatttttgaatctgTATTCCTAAGGGGCATTGACCTggacttttcttttcctgtagtgtctttttctggctttggtagCAGTATAATCCTGATCTCATAAAATGAGCTTGGAAGCGTTCCCTCCTTTTCAGTTTTTGGGAAACTTTGataaggattggtgttaattctttgtaaatgtttggtagaattcaccagggaagccatctggtcccagccttttctgtgtgtgtgtgtgtgtgtgtgtgtgtaagtataaTCCTTCGGGTTTTGTAATtgttctggctagaacttccagtactatgttgaatacaaatGGCCAAACCAGGCATCCTGGCCTTCTTCCTGATCCtagtgggaaagctttcagtctttctttttttttcttttgaagaaagcaCTCAAgtgagtaaggggcagagaggaagagagagagaatcccctgaggggcagagagagagatgagggagagagggagaaagagataaatGGGGCTTACCTGATACAGGGCTTATGCTCACCCCAAATGGGGCtcaactcaaaaactgtgagatcatgacctgagctgaagtcaagtgcTTAAcggcctaagccacccaggcacccccaactttCAGTCTTTTTACCATTGAGTTGGACGTTAAGTGTagggttttcatatatggtttttactttgttaacaaagtttttcttctattactaatttttgaatttttttttaatcaagaaagtgtgtt encodes the following:
- the CA2H3orf22 gene encoding LOW QUALITY PROTEIN: uncharacterized protein C3orf22 homolog (The sequence of the model RefSeq protein was modified relative to this genomic sequence to represent the inferred CDS: inserted 1 base in 1 codon) is translated as MDYNIASLQYVGLGFRVMADGGCPGNAFEELAAGPGLVRSATSTSPHPPLLAELPGTPPGSAHRGPSSPRKPRKRVGVYSSRFKGHLTVVFGARGPQEVPQHKKRSTKIQENFARKFPYRFSWLTAPNAEFPKPWEATKRNDSLRDQLPXQKMLVPTRSIPVRGLGAPDFTSPSSLSPPPLPPPQSYLWEFKLLSHRFPGSGVPAALTGAHAAHPSRGLS